A segment of the Ipomoea triloba cultivar NCNSP0323 chromosome 1, ASM357664v1 genome:
gagtgtcagcATGAGTGCTgaggactcacgctgacactcacggtgtgagtctcagcgtgagtgtGCTGATCAGAATATGATCAGtgagactcacggtgtgagtcccaccgtgactCCTTATCCTGCAGGCTACGAAAATGCGCGAATTTTAGACTATAAATACATATTGGTGGTTATTTTCTATATACTTTTGAATTTCTAAGTTCTCcttttagtttttctctctagGAGTTTTTAGAAAACACTTCCCACACTTGTAATCTACCATGAATTAggaaatttagaagaagaattCCTTTGTATTcacaacattcaagttcaatttCACGATTATTTCCTTCCATTAAATAATCAAGTTAAGTTCTTTATCTCATACTTTagcatttatatttcttaaagtttctttcaaattccatgtttattatttcaattgcttttagttttacatttcaaGCATGAATAGTTAAAcatatttaggatttgaattgaacttccttgatgtatgaatcccaatatgaattaaattgcataaattaggttttgtattgTCTTAATGTTGAACTTGGTTATGAATTGGGTAGAATTGAATTGACTTTTCATAATTgtggccaaattatgcaagagatatttggaattggtgttccacctatgagaatagggctacACCATAGCCATACCTCCCATATTTgttactcacctttgagaaaagggagtttgaaggaaataggcacacaaagtgtttgttaaattgcctcttctagccaggttgccatgagaatgggacttaggattagttgatagtccaattgatcacgagagtgacgttggcacttaaaccatttccccaagttcATCATTTAGACTTACATAGCTTAATCTTTAGACACAAGTGATTTTATGcaaggatgtttggttcaaatctctatttcatttattatcttttaatttccttatttGCTCTCGTTATTGATTTCTTGAACATGCAACAATCCAATCtctttaggttagctttcaaacactatatGAACCTATGCTTAACCCCTCATTACTTAAACTCCCATTAAGCCATtccttgagaacgatactcttaatttccatcaccactaaaattacaactttcaGAAAGCAAAATAGAAATCTAAACTCAATTGAATGCAAGAATAGAAGATACAATGAAATCTAAAGAGTAAATGTTAAGAAGTTACCAAATCCAAAGCTTTCAAAACACAAATCTTCAATCTCCTTCAAGATGAATCTAAATCTCTACTCCTAGGTCTAGCTCTAATCTACTTTCTCTTTCTAAGAATTGGATCTAAAGTGTTAAGAACTCCCTCCAAATGGTTGAGAAGTCTTCTTAAATAGTAACCTCCATCCTCCACAACTTTCCCCAAATTCCCTTGCTAAATTTCGCACCCAGGACTTGTCCACGAGCTTGTCCACGCGTGGACGCGTGCGTGGACTAAAAATATGTCTTTGTTGTCTTCATCGatgttgtagcccttgaagttgTGGTTCCATAGCCacttgaatcacctcatttggacactCCTAGTTCCAGTTATGCCCTACCGTACTGTCGCTGGAATGCCCTGAAATTTACAAGTTTTGGCTATTTTTCATAAGCGCAACCCAATTAGTTCTTGTGCCTAACTTAGATCAAAATAAGCATTTCTAACATGTTGTAGGCTCCAAGAACTACATTATTAGCACAATACTTCTCCTAATTACCCACAAAAGATAGctatttttggcacttatcagtattttattatgtttatttgtaaagatatgatgatgatgatgatagtaGTAATAGTACTAATAACAATGGCCATTGTTGGGTCCATAGCTCAGTGGTAAAGCATTTGACTGCAGATCAAGAAGTCACTAGTTCAAACCTGGTTGGGtcctattttatatttattaaacttttaatataattttctttgattaatgagataATTACAACAATATTTGTTGGGTTCATagctcaaaattttatttatgacataataatgataataacaaataatatactgAGCTCGACTGCAACCCCTGCAAGTTGAGAAGTCATTGGTTCAATCTTAGTTGGGATTCATCtcaaaataaaacatttattttgtttatttaaggAGTTATGAGATAATAATGATACTAATAATCATATTTGTTTATACATTATCATTTCAGAAAATGAAtacttttgggagaagaaaatgaTGAATACCTTTGAGAGTTGAGAACTTatgcattaatttaattaaatatttagattcataagaaatattattattattttttttttggtaaaattcataagaaatattataatttgtcattttaactcgtaatatttatcttttaatatgaattatttgattgacattttaaaaaatatcactAAGTAGATTCAATTCTATTTAAAAACAAAGACAAATTTGATGAAGTGCACTGTATGTAACATTTAATTCTTCTTCAGACCATTTACATGAATAAAGAAAGAATAAACAAACATACACGCAATTCAGTGGTTTCCATGTATATAAATAAggaacatacatacatatgcaaTGCTCATAACAcccaattttaatattaatttcctcCATATATTCTTCAATACATAATGAGTTTGATAGATGTTGCTAGTGGAAGATTCCAAACGGATCGCATTGATCCAATTCTCTCTGTCAACTTTACTAAGTTTACTTTGATTCTTTGGATCATGCCATCTCTATGGAATTTTCCATAAGTGGCATACCCTAATACCATATTTTCATTTATGATATGAtgatagtatttattattaggactctatgtatttgagtcagattatgaCTCCTATTTTAGGCTTCATATGATTCTTCTATTCTTGTCTCCCTatgattctctcattatatatatccctataatatgtatttttgcataatctcattcaatacaattcataaagTTTTCATCATTCGCAATATGGGGCTTCTCAAATCCATGGTGTTATCACAAGGGAAAAAAACTCAGGAAGCAAGATGCTATTTGCACATTATGGTATTAATTCATGATGTATATCTGATCTTTTGGTTATGATTATGTAACTTGGTTGCATATGGCACTACATTAGTTCTGTCATGGTACTCAAATACTAAtggctttaatttgttttggaaTATCCATTAgtgaattgtaatttttatcaaCGAATTGCCTTTAACCATTTGTATAGaaatgtttaataaaattaatttagtgtttAAGGTGAATAggtaaatggaaaaaaaaaaacttaaataataataataataataataataataataataataataataataataaataaataaataaataaaggtatATGGTGGCTGTGTGTAAACTCATCATATTTAATTCAAGTTTTCTACATCACTAGGAAAGAAGAAGAACTGTACTGGTTGTGACTTGTAACTCCTCTATATAGCAGTATATAGAGGAGACTTAAGACTCCTCAATTTTGCTCTCTCATCCCACGTGGGAACATTGGATCAGAAAGCAAATATGATACTCAAGCTCCTCTATATAGAAGAGCTTTGAGGCTCCTTAAACTTATTTTTCTAGGGGCTTGGTTAGTTGGTTGTGTCTTGCCGAAAAtgaatagttaaaaaaattaaatattatgaaagggcattttggaaaaattaatattttctccAAAAGTTAATTCAAAATGTTGTTATTAACaatgttttgaattttagcattttactCTCAAAATGTTGTTCGAAACATTTGATTACCTAActgttataattttattttattttattttacaattggGCCCTAAAAAATGGGGGGCCCTATGCAATGGCCCTAGGCAAACATGCCTAGGGCTGACGTGCAACGGAGATGCAATACTTGTGCATGGTCCAATTAGTTCTAGAACCATTTGAAGGCTTTCCTTTGTAAAACACAAGAGTTTTCTTCATTCCAATGAGTCGTTGCAGCACACCAGAAATGGTAATTTTCTTGTCTTTACCAATGGCTCTGCTAAACCGGTTCCCACGGTCGTTTTTCACCTCTCTAGTGTTGAAGAAGTTCCTCTCTCCATCTGAACCACATGAATATAATAAacactaaaattaaatatacatttttggTTATATATAGTAGAAATGAATATCAGAAACCAACAAAGTGTGCTTGGCAAATCCCAAGGATCATATTTGCAAATATTGTCaatctcaaggatgacgaaagCTACCAAAGGGAAGTTGAGAACTTTGGGGCTTATGTAATGCAAAACCAACTCTTCATTAGTGAGGTGGAAGCGAAATCCGGGTAGCAACAAGCTCAGATTATCAATAAGGCAGCATAGCATCCTTCcggtgatgaagaagaagacatCATATCAAACGAAATTTATGTGGCAATCTAGGTAAGCATTGATACCACTTTACCATTTGGGATATCAAGCAGGGGGTTGTGAAAACCCAATTGATGGTCTACGATGACCATATTGCTGGGGTGGGGTGAGGTG
Coding sequences within it:
- the LOC116027479 gene encoding NAC domain-containing protein 83-like: MLCCLIDNLSLLLPGFRFHLTNEELVLHYISPKVLNFPLVAFVILEIDNICKYDPWDLPSTLYGERNFFNTREVKNDRGNRFSRAIGKDKKITISGVLQRLIGMKKTLVFYKGKPSNGSRTNWTMHKYCISVARQP